A window of Strigops habroptila isolate Jane chromosome 5, bStrHab1.2.pri, whole genome shotgun sequence contains these coding sequences:
- the LGI1 gene encoding leucine-rich glioma-inactivated protein 1 isoform X3 has product MGLPHLEYLFIENNSIKSISRNTFRGLKSLIHLSLANNNLQSLPKDIFKGLDSLTNVDLRGNAFNCDCKLKWLVEWLGSTNATVEDIYCESPPEYKKRKINSLSPKEFDCIITEFEVYQSLPYQSLSVDTFSYMNDEHVVIAQPFTGKCIFLEWDHVEVMFRNYDNITGTSTVVCKPIVIESQLYVIVAQLFGGSHIYKRDIFANKFIKIQDIEILKIRKPNDIETFRIAEDWYFVVADSSKAGFTTVYKWNGNGFYSHQSLHAWYRDTDVEYLEISGKPHLILSSSSQRPVIYQWNKGTNEFVKRFDIQDMEDAYAVKHFKVKEDVYICLTRFIGDSKVMKWGGSAFLDLQRMPSRGSMVFQPLQISNYQYAILGSDYSFTQVYYWDAEKAKFVKFQELNVQAPRSFIHVSIDKRDFLFASSFKGTTLIYKHVIVDLSA; this is encoded by the exons GAGTCTCGCAAATAATAACCTCCAGTCGCTTCCAAAAGACATATTCAAAGGCTTGGATTCTTTAACAAATGT AGATCTTAGAGGCAATGCATTTAATTGTGACTGCAAACTGAAATGGTTAGTGGAATGGCTGGGCAGCACCAACGCAACAGTTGAAGACATTTACTGTGAAAGTCCACCAGAATATAAGAAGCGCAAAATCAATAGCCTCTCTCCAAAAGAATTTGATTGCATTATTACAG AATTTGAAGTTTATCAATCCCTGCCATACCAATCTCTGTCAGTAGATACTTTCTCATACATGAATGATGAACATGTGGTTATTGCTCAGCCTTTTACCggaaaatgcatctttcttGAATGGGACCATGTAGAAGTAATGTTCAGGAATTATGACAACATTACAG gtACTTCAACTGTTGTGTGTAAACCCATAGTTATTGAGAGTCAGCTGTATGTCATTGTCGCACAGCTGTTTGGAGGCTCCCACATATATAAAAGAGATATTTTTGCTAATAAGTTTATAAAAATTCAAGATATTGAAATCCTTAAAATCCGAAAACCCAATGACATTGAAACTTTCAGGATTGCTGAAGACTGGTATTTTGTTGTTGCAGACAGTTCAAAGGCTGGTTTCACCACGGTTTACAAATGGAATGGGAATGGATTTTATTCCCATCAGTCTCTGCACGCCTGGTACAGAGATACTGATGTGGAGTATCTTGAAATATCTGGCAAACCACATTTAATTCTGTCAAGTAGTTCCCAAAGACCTGTAATATATCAGTGGAACAAAGGAACGAATGAATTTGTTAAGCGTTTTGATATCCAAGATATGGAAGATGCATATGCAGTGAAACATTTCAAAGTGAAAGAGGATGTATACATTTGCTTAACAAGATTTATTGGGGACTCTAAAGTAATGAAATGGGGTGGTTCAGCATTTCTGGATTTACAAAGGATGCCATCCCGAGGGTCAATGGTATTCCAACCGCTTCAGATAAGTAATTATCAATATGCCATTCTTGGAAGTGATTATTCTTTCACTCAAGTCTATTATTGGGATgctgaaaaggcaaaatttgTGAAGTTTCAAGAATTAAACGTACAGGCACCGAGATCTTTCATACATGTCTCCATCGATAAACGagattttctctttgcttcaaGTTTTAAGGGAACTACATTGATTTATAAACATGTCATAGTTGACTTAAGCGCATGA